A region from the Polaribacter sp. Hel1_33_78 genome encodes:
- a CDS encoding M1 family aminopeptidase, with translation MFSTIFKQELKYWFNRPAFYIYLSIFLCLSFFLSAATAGLFDSITATTGSSRIVNSPIGVNGLLNALTVFIFFLFPSIIGVSIYRDYKSEMHTILYSYPFTKSNYLFAKFFSGIVVVSLIVLSISLGMIIGFRFPGTNPEIVGSFQIVTYLKAYLIFILPNILLFGAIVFAVVTFSRNIAAGFITIIVLLFIQGVVESILSEPEQRGLLAILDPFGSGAVNYYTKYWTPSEQNELQLPIKEMIIYNRLLWLAVATLIFGLVYRFFTFSQNAISFSFKKSKGERMTKTNFSGITRIVLPKVVYDHSFFQNFKTMWKLSNIDFKYIVKSWPFISIVLVGLVLMLVGLSEIGNIFGTATLPVTWKMLNIAGVFSVSINICTFLYAGMLVNRAKIARVNHLVDATAIPNWTLLFSKVIALVKMQIVLLAVILIAGVLFQLYNGYYNFEFGHYLQELFLLSILGYVVWAFLSIFIQTLIGNPYLGLFILLVISIGMPFLSLAGVEQSIFKYNQGPGFSYSDMNGYGILTPFLVYKVYWILCGLVLLVMSALFWVRGIPASFAERLSLAKSRFKGGYAVSLVVFLVAFFSLGFSIYQETGSKGKRTSSKEAELRRVEWEKKYKRFENYEQPRVIAVNTTMDIFPKERLFKASAKIQMVNKTANAIDSVFLNHNSLKSTFEFSKPNKLVSKDTIHNFDIYYFENKIMPGDTLELAVTVKSNKNTSYRGRSPVRGNGTFINNSSLFPTLGYSAQGELRDDKTRKKYDLSKNDLRPHPSDSAALGDTYISKDSDWINFEATVSTSIDQIAIAPGYLQKEWIENDRKYFHYKMDSKILNFYAFNSGRYEVKKEMFKGISLEIYYHKPHTFNLDRMMKGMKASLNYNSENFSPYQFRQARIIEFPRTGGTFAQAFANTMPFSEGIGFIADVDDEDDDGVDYPFAVTAHEVAHQWWAHQVIGADVLGATMLSESMSEYVSLKVLEHEHGKAKMRTFLKEALDGYLLQRTLERKREKPLMYNDGQGYIHYQKGSMVLYALSDYIGEEKMNGAIKKFINKVKFQEPPYTTSIEFVNHLKEATPDSLQYVIKDMFETITLYKNRITDSKVTELENGTYQVDIEFEVAKYRNNEKGKRYYGEKVGDTLSYKTDKMKKPILSVPLADYIDVGIFTEEEVQGKMKEKVLYLKKHKITAINNKLTIIVEEKPMEVGVDPYNKLIDTQSDDNRRKF, from the coding sequence ATGTTTTCAACTATTTTCAAACAAGAATTAAAATATTGGTTTAATAGACCTGCTTTTTACATATATTTATCCATCTTTTTGTGCTTGTCTTTCTTTTTATCAGCAGCTACTGCTGGTTTATTCGATTCAATAACTGCAACTACTGGTTCATCAAGAATTGTAAACTCTCCAATCGGTGTTAATGGTTTATTAAATGCGTTAACGGTTTTTATCTTTTTCCTTTTCCCATCTATTATAGGAGTTTCTATATATAGAGATTATAAAAGTGAAATGCATACCATTTTGTATTCCTATCCTTTTACAAAATCTAATTACCTATTTGCAAAGTTTTTTAGCGGTATCGTTGTGGTTTCTTTAATTGTTTTATCAATTTCTTTAGGAATGATAATTGGATTTAGATTTCCTGGAACAAACCCTGAAATTGTTGGTTCATTTCAAATCGTAACCTATTTAAAAGCCTATTTAATATTTATTTTACCAAATATTTTATTGTTTGGCGCCATTGTTTTTGCTGTGGTAACTTTTTCTAGAAATATTGCTGCAGGTTTTATAACTATTATTGTTTTGTTATTCATTCAAGGTGTGGTAGAAAGTATACTTTCTGAGCCAGAACAAAGAGGTTTATTAGCTATTTTAGATCCTTTCGGTTCTGGAGCTGTAAATTATTACACAAAATATTGGACGCCTTCAGAACAGAATGAATTACAACTGCCTATTAAAGAAATGATTATATACAATCGTTTACTGTGGTTAGCAGTTGCTACTTTAATCTTTGGATTGGTTTATCGATTTTTTACATTTAGTCAAAATGCCATCTCTTTTTCATTTAAAAAATCAAAAGGTGAGAGAATGACCAAGACAAATTTTAGTGGAATTACAAGAATTGTTTTGCCTAAAGTTGTTTATGATCATTCATTTTTTCAAAATTTTAAAACGATGTGGAAGTTATCTAATATCGATTTTAAATACATTGTAAAAAGTTGGCCGTTTATATCCATTGTTCTAGTTGGTTTAGTTTTAATGTTAGTTGGCTTGTCTGAAATAGGAAATATTTTTGGGACTGCAACTTTACCAGTTACTTGGAAAATGTTGAACATTGCAGGCGTTTTTTCGGTTTCTATAAATATTTGTACTTTTTTATACGCTGGTATGCTTGTAAATAGAGCTAAGATCGCAAGAGTAAATCATTTAGTAGATGCCACCGCAATTCCAAATTGGACTTTATTATTTTCTAAAGTAATTGCTTTAGTAAAAATGCAAATTGTTCTTTTGGCAGTAATTTTGATTGCAGGTGTTTTATTCCAATTGTATAATGGCTATTATAATTTTGAGTTTGGGCATTATTTACAAGAATTATTTCTACTAAGTATTTTAGGGTATGTAGTCTGGGCTTTCCTATCAATTTTTATTCAGACTTTAATTGGTAATCCATATTTAGGATTGTTTATTTTATTGGTAATTTCTATCGGTATGCCATTTTTGTCATTGGCAGGTGTAGAGCAATCTATTTTTAAATATAATCAGGGGCCTGGATTTAGTTATTCCGATATGAACGGTTACGGAATTTTAACGCCATTTCTAGTATATAAAGTCTATTGGATTCTTTGTGGTTTAGTACTTCTAGTAATGTCTGCCTTATTTTGGGTTCGAGGAATACCCGCTTCCTTTGCAGAAAGATTATCGTTAGCAAAGTCAAGGTTTAAAGGTGGTTATGCTGTTAGTTTAGTGGTTTTTTTAGTTGCTTTTTTCAGTTTAGGATTTTCTATTTATCAAGAAACCGGTTCTAAAGGAAAAAGAACTTCTTCGAAAGAAGCAGAATTAAGAAGAGTAGAGTGGGAGAAGAAATATAAAAGATTTGAAAATTACGAACAACCAAGAGTCATTGCAGTTAATACAACTATGGATATTTTTCCAAAAGAAAGATTATTTAAGGCGTCTGCAAAAATCCAAATGGTAAATAAAACGGCGAATGCGATAGATAGTGTTTTCTTAAATCATAATTCATTAAAAAGTACATTTGAATTTAGTAAGCCAAATAAATTAGTTTCAAAGGATACTATACATAACTTTGATATTTATTACTTTGAAAACAAAATAATGCCTGGAGATACTTTAGAATTGGCAGTAACTGTAAAAAGTAATAAAAATACATCTTATAGAGGAAGATCTCCAGTTAGAGGAAATGGTACCTTTATCAATAATTCTTCTTTATTTCCTACGCTAGGCTATTCAGCACAAGGAGAATTAAGAGACGATAAAACGCGTAAAAAGTATGATTTATCTAAAAATGATTTACGTCCTCATCCGTCAGATTCAGCAGCTTTAGGTGATACTTATATTTCCAAAGATTCAGATTGGATTAATTTTGAAGCAACAGTTTCAACTTCAATAGATCAAATTGCAATTGCTCCAGGATATCTGCAAAAAGAGTGGATAGAAAATGATAGAAAATATTTTCATTACAAGATGGATAGTAAAATCCTAAACTTCTATGCCTTTAATTCTGGTAGATATGAAGTGAAAAAAGAAATGTTTAAAGGAATTAGTTTAGAAATTTACTACCACAAACCACATACTTTCAATTTAGATAGAATGATGAAAGGTATGAAGGCATCCTTAAATTATAATTCAGAAAACTTTAGTCCTTATCAATTTAGACAAGCAAGAATTATTGAGTTTCCAAGAACAGGAGGAACGTTTGCACAAGCTTTTGCAAATACAATGCCTTTCTCTGAAGGAATTGGCTTTATTGCAGATGTAGATGATGAAGATGATGATGGAGTTGATTATCCTTTTGCAGTTACTGCTCACGAAGTTGCACATCAATGGTGGGCGCATCAAGTAATAGGAGCAGATGTTTTAGGGGCTACAATGTTGTCTGAAAGTATGTCTGAATATGTGTCTTTAAAAGTGTTAGAGCATGAACATGGAAAAGCAAAAATGAGAACTTTTTTAAAGGAAGCTCTAGATGGATACTTATTACAAAGAACTTTAGAACGTAAACGTGAAAAACCGTTAATGTATAATGATGGTCAAGGCTATATACATTATCAAAAAGGGTCTATGGTTTTATATGCTTTGAGCGATTATATTGGAGAAGAAAAAATGAATGGAGCAATTAAGAAATTTATTAATAAAGTGAAATTTCAAGAACCTCCTTATACAACTTCTATTGAATTCGTAAACCATTTAAAGGAGGCTACTCCAGACTCTTTACAATATGTAATTAAAGATATGTTCGAAACCATTACTTTGTATAAAAACAGAATAACAGATTCTAAAGTAACTGAATTGGAAAACGGAACTTATCAAGTTGATATAGAGTTTGAAGTTGCTAAATATAGAAATAATGAAAAAGGAAAACGTTATTATGGAGAAAAAGTAGGGGACACTTTATCTTATAAAACAGATAAAATGAAAAAGCCAATTTTATCTGTTCCTTTAGCAGATTATATAGATGTTGGTATTTTTACAGAAGAAGAAGTTCAAGGAAAAATGAAAGAAAAAGTACTTTATTTGAAGAAACATAAAATTACAGCAATCAATAATAAGTTAACAATTATTGTTGAAGAAAAACCAATGGAAGTTGGCGTAGATCCTTACAATAAATTGATTGATACACAATCTGATGATAATCGAAGAAAATTCTAG
- a CDS encoding lysoplasmalogenase — MTKQRKTTIASVAFLTVVVLHILGLLFSQKIAFLSKPFLITTLVIIYLVAVEKPNFWYVSALFFSFWGDVLLLFKNQFFIYGLASFLLAHILYIKITVSFIKKVNFQKILVACLPFVVFLFSFLFVIMDNLGEMKVPVIIYGIVISSFGAVSFLNYTQEKNTASLWLFLGTIIFIISDSLIALHKFYEPKQFYSITIMLTYIVAQYLICKAIIAITSEQD; from the coding sequence ATGACGAAACAAAGGAAGACAACAATTGCCTCCGTTGCTTTTTTAACAGTGGTTGTATTACATATATTAGGGCTGCTATTTAGTCAGAAAATAGCTTTTTTAAGCAAGCCTTTTTTGATTACAACTTTAGTAATTATTTATTTAGTAGCTGTCGAAAAACCAAATTTTTGGTATGTTTCAGCCTTGTTTTTTTCTTTTTGGGGAGATGTTTTGTTGCTTTTTAAAAATCAGTTTTTTATATATGGATTAGCTTCTTTTTTATTGGCTCATATATTGTACATCAAAATAACAGTTTCATTTATCAAGAAGGTTAACTTCCAAAAGATTTTGGTGGCTTGTTTGCCTTTTGTAGTTTTTTTGTTTTCTTTTTTATTTGTGATAATGGATAATCTTGGAGAAATGAAAGTTCCTGTCATTATTTACGGAATTGTAATTTCTTCTTTTGGAGCAGTTTCTTTTTTGAATTATACACAAGAAAAGAATACGGCAAGCTTATGGCTTTTTCTAGGAACTATTATTTTTATCATTTCTGATAGTTTAATTGCTCTTCATAAATTTTATGAGCCAAAACAATTCTATTCAATAACTATAATGCTGACTTATATAGTTGCGCAATATCTAATTTGTAAGGCCATAATTGCTATAACTTCAGAACAGGATTAA
- a CDS encoding ferritin, with translation MLKPLIEEVLNKQIIVEAQSSQIYLAMASWSEVLGLEGVAKFMYSHSDEERAHMLKIVKFINERGGHAIVPPLDSPPTQFGTIKEMFQDLYKHEVKVSASINDLIEVCLLEKDYATHSFMQWYVTEQIEEEAMAKNILDKIHLIGDDKGGLYLFDNDIKLLVNQQVN, from the coding sequence ATGTTAAAACCTTTAATAGAAGAAGTATTAAATAAACAAATTATTGTTGAGGCTCAATCATCTCAAATATACCTGGCAATGGCTTCTTGGTCAGAAGTATTAGGTCTTGAAGGGGTTGCTAAATTCATGTATTCACATTCTGATGAAGAGCGAGCTCATATGTTAAAAATTGTAAAGTTCATTAACGAAAGAGGAGGACATGCAATAGTTCCTCCATTAGACTCCCCACCAACTCAGTTTGGTACCATTAAAGAAATGTTTCAAGATTTGTACAAACATGAAGTAAAAGTATCTGCTTCAATAAACGATTTGATAGAAGTTTGTTTGCTTGAAAAGGATTACGCAACACATAGTTTTATGCAATGGTACGTTACTGAACAAATAGAAGAAGAGGCTATGGCAAAAAATATTCTTGATAAAATACATTTGATTGGTGATGATAAAGGAGGATTATATTTATTTGATAATGATATAAAGCTTCTGGTTAACCAACAGGTAAATTAA
- the coaBC gene encoding bifunctional phosphopantothenoylcysteine decarboxylase/phosphopantothenate--cysteine ligase CoaBC, with the protein MSVLSGKKILLGITAGIAAYKTASLVRLFIKLGADVKVIMTPASKDFITPLTLSTLSKNPVHSAFFDKKDENELWNNHVDLGLWADYFLIAPATANTLSKMANGTCDNLLLATYLSSKCPVYFAPAMDLDMYLHPSTKESLNKLQGFGNTIIPVASGELASGLVGEGRMAEPEDILAFIENDLLSALPLRGKKVLITAGPTFEAIDPVRFIGNHSSGKMGFAIALAAANLGAKVILISGPSNQEIEHSFITRIDVVSADDMYKAAHQYFNDVDVAILSAAVADYKPKNIVNQKIKKVDSTLNLELTATKDILASLGEIKKHQFLVGFALETNNEIEYAKGKIQRKNLDAIILNSLQDKGAGFATNTNKITIIDKNLNVKPFELKSKAAVAKDIINEIILRIGSEDHYK; encoded by the coding sequence ATGTCTGTTTTAAGTGGTAAAAAGATTCTTTTAGGCATTACAGCTGGAATTGCCGCTTACAAAACGGCTAGTTTAGTCCGTTTGTTTATAAAATTGGGCGCAGATGTTAAAGTAATAATGACACCTGCGTCTAAAGATTTTATAACACCTCTTACACTTTCTACACTTTCTAAAAACCCTGTTCATTCAGCTTTTTTTGATAAAAAAGATGAAAATGAACTATGGAATAATCATGTTGACTTAGGTCTTTGGGCAGATTATTTTTTAATCGCTCCTGCAACGGCAAATACACTTTCTAAAATGGCAAATGGAACTTGCGACAATTTATTGTTAGCAACATATCTATCCTCAAAATGCCCAGTATATTTCGCACCAGCAATGGATTTAGATATGTATTTACACCCTTCTACAAAAGAGAGTTTAAATAAATTACAAGGATTTGGTAATACTATAATTCCGGTTGCTTCTGGCGAGTTAGCAAGCGGTTTAGTAGGTGAAGGAAGAATGGCTGAGCCAGAAGATATTCTAGCTTTTATTGAAAATGATTTACTTTCTGCGCTTCCACTTCGTGGAAAAAAAGTATTGATAACTGCTGGTCCAACTTTTGAAGCAATCGATCCTGTACGTTTTATCGGGAACCATTCTTCAGGGAAGATGGGGTTTGCAATCGCACTTGCAGCTGCCAATTTAGGAGCAAAAGTTATTTTAATTTCTGGTCCAAGTAATCAAGAAATAGAACATTCTTTTATAACAAGGATTGATGTCGTTTCTGCTGATGATATGTACAAAGCTGCGCATCAATATTTTAATGATGTTGACGTTGCTATATTATCTGCAGCTGTTGCAGATTATAAACCAAAAAATATTGTAAATCAGAAAATAAAAAAGGTAGATTCTACGTTAAATTTAGAGTTAACAGCTACAAAAGATATTTTAGCGTCATTAGGTGAAATTAAGAAGCATCAGTTTTTAGTAGGTTTTGCATTAGAGACCAATAACGAAATTGAATATGCAAAAGGCAAGATTCAGCGTAAGAATTTAGATGCAATTATTTTAAACTCTTTACAAGATAAAGGTGCTGGTTTTGCTACGAACACAAATAAAATCACTATTATTGATAAAAATTTGAATGTAAAACCATTCGAATTAAAATCGAAAGCTGCTGTTGCTAAAGATATAATTAATGAAATTATTTTAAGAATCGGTAGTGAAGATCATTACAAATAA
- the dapA gene encoding 4-hydroxy-tetrahydrodipicolinate synthase has product MQRFIGTGVALVTPFKDDLTLDIEALINLVNFNIENGIDYLVINGTTAESATISGEEKDQIIDVIIKTNNNRLPLVLGVGGNNTLQVVKELQTRDFSGIDGILSVAPYYSKPTQEGFYQHYKALASATDLPIILYNVPGRTAKNMEPLTTLRLANDFANIVAVKEAGNNQQQYNTLLKEKPSDFLIISGDDDLALGVALAGGSGVISVIGQAFPKEFSTMINHGLQGNNKEGYEIHFKMMDIVDFIFEENNPAGIKTVLQELNICLNNVRLPLVKASSELQTKIANYIKNSKLPILN; this is encoded by the coding sequence ATGCAAAGATTTATTGGCACAGGTGTTGCTTTAGTTACCCCATTTAAAGACGATTTGACTTTAGATATTGAGGCGCTTATTAATTTAGTAAATTTCAATATTGAAAACGGAATAGATTATTTAGTGATTAATGGCACAACTGCTGAAAGTGCTACAATTTCTGGTGAAGAAAAGGATCAAATTATAGACGTTATTATAAAAACAAATAACAACCGTTTGCCTTTAGTTCTGGGTGTTGGTGGTAATAATACTTTACAGGTTGTAAAAGAATTACAAACAAGAGATTTCTCGGGAATAGATGGTATTCTTTCTGTTGCTCCATATTACAGTAAGCCAACGCAAGAAGGTTTTTATCAGCATTACAAAGCACTCGCAAGTGCAACAGATTTACCTATAATTTTATACAATGTTCCTGGTAGAACAGCAAAAAATATGGAGCCATTAACTACCCTGCGATTAGCGAACGATTTTGCTAATATTGTAGCTGTAAAAGAGGCAGGAAACAACCAGCAGCAATACAATACTTTATTGAAAGAAAAACCATCAGATTTTTTAATTATTTCTGGAGATGATGATTTGGCTTTAGGAGTGGCTTTAGCAGGTGGCTCAGGAGTTATTTCTGTAATTGGACAAGCTTTTCCAAAAGAGTTTTCGACGATGATTAACCATGGTTTACAAGGAAATAATAAAGAAGGATATGAAATTCATTTTAAAATGATGGATATTGTGGATTTTATCTTTGAAGAAAATAATCCTGCAGGAATTAAAACAGTACTACAAGAATTAAATATTTGTTTAAATAATGTCCGTTTACCATTAGTAAAAGCCAGTTCAGAATTACAGACTAAAATAGCAAACTACATAAAAAATAGTAAGCTTCCTATTTTAAATTGA
- a CDS encoding esterase-like activity of phytase family protein produces MKNGLLVLIAAVLFLSCGNQKQVELYFLDEYVLSDSIRFKNTLIGGLSGLDYANNQYYFVVDDARNPRVLSGDITISNYEIKSIGFKNIIFLNDTATKFYSENALDLESIFFDEQTNEINLVSEGAIRKNKLPSVFKIDENGAFLESFPLPKNLSDLKVIKHNAAFEGSSKSIDHKGFWTAFEAPLKDDGAEPTFTKTSSPIRITYFDKKSKKATKQYAYQLEHITKPSKGDINLNGVTAILEYKKNHFFVIERTYQNGYGSYGNIIRIFEAIIDEKTTNILEIDALKTTKFRPLKKRLIFNFEDVKENLTSGIIDNIEGLTLGPKLPNGNQSLVLVADDNFQSFGKQLNQFILLELQINK; encoded by the coding sequence ATGAAAAATGGACTTTTAGTATTAATAGCTGCAGTTTTATTTCTCTCTTGTGGAAACCAGAAACAAGTCGAATTATATTTTTTGGATGAATATGTTTTGTCAGATTCTATCAGATTTAAAAACACTCTTATTGGCGGCTTATCAGGGTTAGACTATGCAAATAATCAATATTATTTTGTGGTTGACGACGCTAGGAACCCCAGAGTTCTATCAGGAGATATTACTATTTCTAATTATGAAATAAAATCAATAGGCTTTAAAAATATCATTTTTTTAAATGATACCGCAACTAAATTTTACAGTGAAAATGCTTTAGATCTAGAATCTATTTTTTTTGATGAACAAACAAATGAAATTAATTTAGTAAGTGAGGGCGCTATTCGGAAAAATAAACTTCCTTCAGTTTTTAAAATTGATGAAAATGGAGCTTTTTTAGAAAGTTTTCCATTACCAAAGAACCTATCAGATTTAAAAGTGATAAAACATAATGCTGCTTTTGAAGGCTCTTCAAAGAGTATTGATCATAAAGGATTTTGGACGGCTTTTGAAGCACCTCTAAAAGATGATGGTGCAGAGCCAACTTTTACAAAAACATCATCACCAATCAGAATTACGTATTTTGATAAAAAGTCTAAAAAAGCCACAAAACAATATGCTTATCAGTTAGAGCATATTACAAAACCATCAAAAGGAGACATCAATTTAAATGGTGTAACCGCAATTTTAGAGTACAAAAAAAATCACTTTTTTGTTATTGAAAGAACGTATCAGAATGGTTATGGAAGTTATGGGAATATTATTAGAATATTTGAAGCTATTATTGATGAAAAAACAACAAATATTTTAGAAATTGATGCATTAAAAACAACAAAATTTAGACCTCTTAAAAAAAGATTAATTTTTAATTTTGAAGATGTAAAGGAGAATTTAACATCTGGAATTATAGATAATATAGAAGGTCTTACTCTAGGTCCAAAATTGCCAAATGGAAATCAATCTTTAGTTTTGGTTGCTGATGATAATTTTCAAAGTTTTGGTAAGCAATTAAATCAATTTATTTTGTTAGAGTTACAAATAAATAAATAA
- a CDS encoding outer membrane protein assembly factor BamD, whose translation MQKIKNLACLLVFSLLLFSCGEYQKVLNKGSIEDQYKMAVKMYESKKYSKALRLFEKVKPAYRGKPQMERLQFMISQSDFNEKNYSNAGYYFDRFTKNYPKSSKKEEAAFMSAYSYKLASPVFSKDPTDTNKALEAFQSFINTYPNSSKIDEANQHYKEIRYKLQRKYFEIAKTYYTTADYDMRNYKAAIRAFDNLLSDYLGSEFKEEALYYRLKAAHDFVLKSTDRRKIDRIKDVIEAYEKLKRNYPESKFMEESNEMFATLLTEQKRVNSIFVKIEKLAKEKEEENSKEKL comes from the coding sequence ATGCAAAAAATTAAAAATTTAGCGTGTTTATTGGTGTTTAGTCTTTTGTTATTTTCTTGTGGAGAATATCAGAAAGTTTTAAACAAAGGAAGTATTGAAGACCAATACAAAATGGCCGTAAAAATGTACGAAAGCAAAAAGTACAGTAAAGCGTTGCGTCTTTTTGAAAAAGTGAAACCTGCCTATCGAGGGAAACCTCAGATGGAACGACTTCAGTTTATGATTTCACAATCTGATTTCAACGAAAAAAACTATAGTAATGCAGGTTATTATTTTGATCGTTTTACAAAAAATTATCCTAAAAGTTCCAAAAAAGAGGAGGCTGCATTTATGTCTGCGTATAGTTATAAATTAGCATCACCAGTTTTTAGTAAAGATCCCACAGATACCAATAAGGCATTAGAAGCTTTCCAAAGTTTTATTAACACGTATCCAAATTCATCAAAAATTGATGAGGCAAATCAGCATTATAAAGAAATACGCTACAAATTACAGCGTAAGTATTTCGAAATTGCAAAAACTTATTACACTACCGCAGATTATGATATGAGAAATTATAAAGCTGCGATACGAGCTTTTGATAACCTATTATCAGATTACTTAGGTTCAGAGTTTAAAGAAGAAGCTTTGTATTATAGATTAAAAGCGGCGCATGATTTTGTTTTGAAAAGCACAGATAGAAGAAAAATAGATCGTATTAAAGATGTTATTGAAGCTTACGAAAAGTTGAAAAGAAACTATCCAGAATCAAAATTCATGGAAGAATCTAATGAAATGTTTGCAACTTTATTAACAGAGCAAAAAAGAGTAAATAGTATTTTTGTTAAAATAGAAAAATTGGCAAAAGAAAAGGAAGAAGAGAATTCAAAAGAGAAATTATAA
- a CDS encoding ATP-binding cassette domain-containing protein yields MKLVIENLTKTYKNGVKAIDNLSIEIGTGMFGLLGPNGAGKSSLMRTIATLQSPDSGSITFGNINVLEDNMSLRKVLGYLPQSFGVYPKMSAEDLLDYFATLKGIANKSERKAIVKKVLEITNLYDVRRKHVAGYSGGMKQRFGIAQLLLNNPKLIIVDEPTAGLDPAERHRFLNVLREVGTNCTVIFSTHIVEDVKELCNEMAILNGGKILNHTTPQEATKEIDGTIWTKIINREDLEENEEKFDILSSNYNQDNTLNIRVHAAEKPSEEFIAVKPQLDDVYFIALKQDEPELV; encoded by the coding sequence ATGAAGCTAGTAATAGAAAATTTAACGAAGACGTATAAGAATGGTGTAAAAGCTATTGATAATTTAAGTATTGAAATAGGAACAGGAATGTTTGGTTTGTTAGGGCCAAATGGTGCTGGAAAATCATCATTAATGAGAACAATTGCAACGTTGCAAAGTCCAGATTCTGGTTCAATTACTTTTGGAAATATCAATGTATTGGAAGATAATATGTCTTTGCGTAAAGTGTTGGGATATTTACCACAGTCTTTTGGTGTTTATCCTAAAATGTCTGCGGAAGATTTGTTAGATTATTTTGCAACTTTAAAAGGAATTGCAAACAAAAGTGAAAGAAAGGCAATTGTAAAAAAGGTTTTAGAAATTACAAATTTATATGATGTAAGACGTAAACATGTTGCCGGGTATTCTGGCGGAATGAAACAACGTTTTGGAATCGCTCAGTTACTTTTAAATAATCCAAAATTAATTATTGTAGATGAACCAACAGCAGGTTTAGACCCGGCTGAAAGACATCGTTTTTTAAATGTTTTACGCGAAGTTGGCACAAATTGCACCGTTATTTTCTCTACTCATATTGTTGAAGATGTAAAAGAATTGTGCAATGAAATGGCAATTTTAAACGGAGGAAAAATTCTAAATCATACAACTCCGCAAGAAGCTACGAAGGAAATTGATGGAACCATTTGGACAAAAATTATCAATAGAGAGGATTTAGAAGAGAATGAAGAAAAGTTTGATATTTTATCTTCGAACTACAACCAAGACAATACATTAAATATTAGAGTGCATGCTGCAGAAAAACCTTCAGAAGAATTTATAGCGGTAAAACCACAATTAGATGATGTTTATTTTATTGCATTAAAGCAAGATGAACCGGAGTTAGTTTAA
- a CDS encoding DNA-directed RNA polymerase subunit omega, producing MDYKDTEAATSTITYNRNEIEAPTENIYKAISIIAKRATQINSDVKKELVDKLDEFATYNDSLEEVFENKEQIEVSKFYERLPKPTAMAVEEWLHDKVYFRTPDSE from the coding sequence ATGGATTATAAAGATACAGAAGCAGCTACAAGTACAATTACTTATAACAGAAATGAGATTGAAGCTCCTACAGAAAATATTTACAAAGCTATCTCTATTATTGCTAAAAGAGCAACGCAAATTAATTCTGATGTAAAGAAGGAATTAGTAGATAAATTGGATGAGTTTGCAACTTATAATGATAGTTTAGAAGAAGTTTTTGAAAACAAAGAACAGATAGAGGTTTCTAAATTTTATGAACGTTTACCAAAACCAACTGCAATGGCTGTTGAAGAATGGTTGCATGATAAAGTATACTTCAGGACTCCAGACAGCGAATAA